The following coding sequences lie in one Fusarium poae strain DAOMC 252244 chromosome 1, whole genome shotgun sequence genomic window:
- a CDS encoding hypothetical protein (SECRETED:SignalP(1-15)~CAZy:CE3) has translation MWHAPLLCLLSTAQARNILPRQDTAQIARNVSGFTAYDVLNYTNTYLDDSPRIEAPLRILCVGDSITEGAGSSSNGGDGNGYRLSLAEHLSSEDVVFAGTRHRGSMKGNYHAAWSGKTIQYISNHVTESLEQRPNVVLLHAGTNDMDQRSSISKEGSDPKGAANRLGHLIDQIIRYCPDAVILVAIPLSSCDRFKSKMPEYRAMIPEVVRQRREDGKHVVAVDFSTFDLKDLRDCLHPTNEGYRIMGDYWYDFLTQVPEGWIKEPVGDDPEREEENGAGLRVGVGLRHAMGFVQCWMLFCIL, from the exons ATGTGGCACGCACCTTTGCTCTGTCTTCTGAGCACAGCTCAAGCTAGAAATATCCTACCTCGACAAGATACGGCACAGATAGCCAGAAACGTTTCTGGTTTCACGGCTTACGATGTCTTAAACTACACGAACACTTACCTTGACGACTCGCCGAGAATAGAAGCCCCCTTGCGTATTCTCTGTGTCGGAGACTCAATCACTGAAGGAGCGGGGAGTAGTTCGAATGGCGGTGATGGAAACGGTTATCGACTCTCTCTTGCAGAGCATCTATCCA GTGAGGATGTTGTTTTTGCCGGGACAAGACACAGAGGGTCGATGAAGGGTAATTACCAT GCAGCATGGTCTGGCAAGACTATCCAATACATAAGCAACCATGTAACAGAATCTCTGGAACAAAGACCCAatgttgttcttcttcaCGCTGGAACAAATGACATGGACCAGCGGTCATCGATCTCCAAAGAAGGAAGCGATCCAAAAGGCGCCGCGAACCGTCTAGGCCATCTGATTGATCAGATAATCCGTTACTGTCCCGATGCAGTAATCCTCGTCGCGATCCCTCTATCATCATGTGATAGATTCAAGTCCAAGATGCCCGAGTACCGAGCCATGATTCCCGAGGTTGTGCGGCAGCGTCGAGAAGACGGAAAGCACGTTGTTGCTGTGGACTTTAGCACTTTTGATCTGAAAGACTTGAGAGACTGTCTGCACCCTACAAACGAAGGTTACAGGATCATGGGTGACTACTGGTATGACTTCTTGACCCAGGTGCCAGAGGGTTGGATCAAAGAGCCTGTTGGAGACGATCCGGagcgagaagaagagaatggAGCTGGTCTACGAGTAGGGGTAGGTTTGAGACATGCTATGGGGTTTGTCCAGTGTTGGATGTTGTTCTGCATACTGTAG
- a CDS encoding hypothetical protein (BUSCO:56043at5125), whose product MSAEVSHGRGGAGNFKPDDTEYVDGEVVRTGIVGSHGDGAYSAGRGGAGNIGDVGTPTTERKDQDIIPETAIRPSQDGRDYHTGRGGAGNAQVGTPERKSEEEEKPTAKTPVGLADKLKSKLFGHKK is encoded by the exons ATGTCGGCTGAAGTCTCTCACGGGCGCGGTGGTGCTGGCAACTTCAAGCCAGATGATACCGAGTATGTCGACGGCGAAGTCGTCCGCACTGGCATTGTGGGAAGCCATGGTGATGGCGCGTACAGTGCAGGTCGTGGAG GTGCTGGCAACATTGGCGACGTAGGCACGCCTACGACCGAGAGGAAAGACCAGGACATCATCCCAGAAACTGCGATCCGACCGAGCCAAGATGGCCGAGACTACCATACTGGCCGTGGAGGCGCTGGCAATGCTCAGGTCGGAACCCCAGAGAGGAAAtctgaagaggaagagaaaccTACTGCCAAGACTCCTGTTGGCCTGGCTGACAAGCTCAAGTCCAAGCTCTTTGGCCACAAGAAGTAG
- the ATG22 gene encoding Autophagy protein 22 (TransMembrane:12 (i97-120o165-185i197-215o221-241i323-347o359-378i390-409o421-445i457-477o489-512i524-543o592-610i)~BUSCO:17006at5125): MLKITAAMAPNLQPHPQSQLQRPRLKDHRPWSGLSNISKRSFRSCATSAFEADDERSSSDGDMSPRSSREADLRRPVVPRHSGHDARPTSRKELLGWYAYAFAAETYVICGIASFIPILLETLARENGVLVSDRKTPCGSSDSKNEGDGQCIVWVFGVEINTASFAMYTFSVSVLVQALLVVSISCAADHGNYRKKLLLTFAWIGSFAVMSYIFITKDNYILGALLTVISNTSFGASFVLLNSFLPLLVRYHPDVMEANVANTPDLGSSEFESRPLDQPVGQLESSPVTTTSPLLLPEDGGRLKPTASHAEITSKELELSTRISAIGIGTGYIAALFLQCVCIGVLISLHNTTWGQRVVLFMVGVWWTVFTIPAAMWLRPRPGPPLADSGRKGIMAGLAYILYAWKSLFKTVQQARRLLDIVLFLAGWFLLSDAIATTSSTAILFAKTQLHMKPWALGMINVISTTAGVFGAFGWSWISRLFNLKAHQTILVCIALFELIPLYGLLGYLPFVKNWGVFGLQQPWEMYPLAAVYGVVLGGLSGYCRSLYGELIPPGSEAAFYALYAITDKGSSVFGPTIVGAIIDRTGTIRPAFWFLAVLVGFPAPLIWFIDVERGRREGAKLAKSITDSIVQEGDESDDGAERRGMLSDYEREFGESIDGEHAGR, encoded by the exons ATGTTGAAGATCACCGCAGCTATGGCGCCAAACCTCCAACCTCATCCTCAGTCTCAACTTCAGCGCCCGCGCCTAAAAGATCACAGACCGTGGTCAGGGCTCTCAAATATTTCAAAACGGTCTTTTAGATCTTGTGCGACTTCTGCATTTGAGGCCGACGACGAACGGTCCTCTAGCGACGGCGATATGAGCCCTCGTAGCAGCAGGGAGGCTGATTTGCGACGGCCGGTAGTGCCGCGTCACTCTGGCCATGATGCCCGACCAACGAGCCGAAAGGAGCTTCTAGGATGGTATGCGTATGCGTTCGCCGCCGAGACATACGTGATTTGTGGGATTG CTTCCTTTATCCCCATACTACTCGAAACTCTCGCCAGAGAGAACGGCGTGTTGGTTTCTGACCGGAAAACACCATGTGGATCGAGCGACAGTAAAAACGAGGGCGACGGCCAATGCATTGTCTGGGTATTCGGAGTGGAGATCAACACTGCCAGCTTTGCTATGTACACCTTCTCAGTGAGCGTCTTAGTCCAAGCCCTGCTTGTCGTAAGTATCAGCTGCGCCGCCGACCATGGAAACTACCGCAAGAAGCTTCTCCTCACTTTTGCTTGGATTGGAAGCTTCGCGGTCATGTCCTACATCTTCATCACCAAAGATAACTACATTCTTGGCGCTCTCTTGACCGTCATCTCCAACACCTCCTTTGGTGCATCATTCGTACTACTAAACTCCTTTCTCCCGTTGCTTGTGCGATATCACCCCGATGTTATGGAGGCCAATGTCGCCAATACTCCAGATCTTGGTAGCTCGGAATTTGAGTCGCGTCCTCTGGACCAACCGGTAGGTCAACTTGAGTCATCACCAGTTACGACAACATCACCATTGTTACTCCCCGAGGATGGCGGACGACTAAAGCCCACTGCAAGCCACGCAGAGATAACATCCAAAGAGCTGGAGTTGTCAACTCGCATATCAGCGATTGGAATCGGGACTGGATACATCGCAGCGTTGTTTCTACAGTGTGTTTGTATCGGTGTCCTCATCTCACTGCATAATACTACATGGGGCCAGAGAGTTGTATTATTCATGGTTGGAGTCTGGTGGACCGTTTTCACTATTCCTGCTGCGATGTGGTTGCGTCCCCGTCCTGGACCTCCCTTGGCAGACAGTGGCCGGAAAGGCATTATGGCAGGGCTCGCATACATCCTCTACGCCTGGAAGAGTCTTTTTAAAACAGTTCAGCAGGCTAGGCGTCTGTTGGATATTGTCTTGTTCCTTGCTGGTTGGTTTCTCTTGTCTGATGCAATCGCAACCACGTCATCCACCGCCATTTTGTTCGCCAAGACTCAACTCCACATGAAACCGTGGGCACTTGGTATGATCAATGTCATTTCAACGACTGCAGGGGTCTTCGGTGCGTTCGGGTGGTCGTGGATATCGCGACTATTCAACCTCAAAGCCCATCAGACCATCCTCGTTTGCATCGCGTTATTTGAACTGATCCCTCTGTACGGTTTATTGGGATACCTCCCGTTTGTCAAAAACTGGGGCGTTTTTGGACTTCAGCAGCCATGGGAGATGTATCCGTTGGCTGCTGTGTATGGAGTCGTCCTAGGAGGCTTAAGCGGTTACTGTCGTTCTCTCTACGGCGAGCTTATTCCACCTGGATCCGAGGCGGCCTTCTATGCGCTTTATGCCATCACAGACAAGGGTTCTAGTGTTTTTGGGCCAACGATCGTGGGTGCCATTATTGACAGGACTGGCACAATACGTCCTGCTTTTTGGTTCCTCGCAGTTTTGGTTGGCTTTCCGGCACCTCTGATATGGTTCATTGATGTAGAACGTGGCAGACGAGAAGGAGCCAAGCTTGCAAAGTCCATTACAGACTCGATTGTACAAGAAGGGGATGAAAGTGACGATGGAGCTGAGCGCCGTGGAATGTTGTCGGATTACGAGAGAGAATTTGGAGAAAGTATTGATGGTGAGCATGCAGGTCGTTGA
- the CAP2 gene encoding F-actin-capping protein subunit beta (BUSCO:40207at5125): MAVDPFDSALDLLRRLNPKQTTDHLNAIISIAPDLTEDLLSSVDQPLTVRRCKQTGRDYLLCDYNRDGDSYRSPWSNQFDPPLDEAGSGGVGAGGNEGAGEGAIPSERVRKMEVKANEAFDVYRDLYYEGGVSSVYFWNLDDGFAGVVLLKKSSPQGGNSEGVWDSIHVFEAIERGRSTHYKLTSTVILTLSTAGSNLGEMDLSGNMTRQVEQDLPVENDDSHIANVGRLVEDMELKMRNLLQEVYFGKAKDVVGDLRSIGSLSEGARDREAQRELIGSMRK, from the exons ATGGCTGTCGATCCCTTTGACTCAGCTCT CGACCTCCTACGCCGCCTCAATCCCAAGCAGACGACCGACCATCTCAACGCTATCATCTCTATCGCCCCTGATCTGACCGAAGATCTCCTCTCATCCGTCGACCAGCCCCTCACCGTGCGCCGCTGTAAGCAGACTGGCCGAGACTACCTCCTCTGCGATTATAACCGCGATGGCGACAGCTACCGCTCGCCGTGGTCCAACCAGTTCGACCCACCCCTGGATGAGGCTGGATCTGGAGGTGTAGGTGCTGGTGGCAATGAGGGTGCGGGCGAAGGTGCGATTCCTAGCGAGCGTGTTCGCAAGATGGAAGTCAAGGCGAACGAGGCTTTCGACGTCTATCGCGATTTATATTACGAAGGCGGCGTGAGCAGTGTCTATTTCTGGAATCTCGATGATGGATTTGCAGGTGTCGTGTTACTTAAGAAAT CTTCTCCCCAAGGCGGCAATTCCGAAGGCGTATGGGATTCCATCCATGTTTTCGAGGCCATCGAGCGAGGACGAAGCACCCACTATAAGCTCACATCTACTGTTATCCTGACATTGTCGACTGCAGGTAGTAACTTGGGTGAAATGGACCTGAGCGGGAACATGACACGCCAGGTCGAGCAGGATCTCCCCGTGGAGAACGACGATAGTCACATTGCCAACGTTGGACGATTGGTTGAGGATATGGAACTCAAGATGCGCAACCTATTGCAAGAGGTCTATTTTGGCAAGGCCAAGGACGTTGTGGGCGACCTGAGGAGCATTGGCAGCTTGAGCGAGGGAGCACGAGACCGTGAGGCGCAACGAGAACTCATCGGAAGCATGAGGAAATAA
- a CDS encoding hypothetical protein (BUSCO:43252at5125), which translates to MAQKCVHQGCGKEFTDPDEKCEYHPGPPVFHEGQKGWKCCKPRVLTFDEFMEIPPCTTGTHSTTDKPPQLEEKPQQDDAALAQKIDALNAATPSRAPVPTAQHAPTPPPPAPESEDDDPSLEIADGVGCKRRACGATYKKGSSRDTEECVHHPGVPIFHEGSKGYSCCKRRVLEFDQFMKIEGCKTKNKHLFVGSGKKDDASSEEVVSNVRHDFYQTPVNVIASFFLKKIDKSTAKIELQSKQLNLDLTTTDSPPKRYAAEVPLYASIDPEKSSYRVLGTKLEFVLAKSDGTSWPVLRGDEALTGEILQVGRAGKA; encoded by the exons ATGGCCCAAAAGTGTGTCCATCAAGGTTGTGGAAAGGAGTTTACGGACCCTGATGAGAAGTGCGAGTACCACCCCGGTCCGCCTGTTTTCCATGAGGGGCAGAAAG GATGGAAGTGCTGTAAGCCTCGAGTCTTGACCtttgatgagtttatggAAATTCCACCCTGCACGACAGGCACTCATTCAACCACCGACAAGCCGCCTCAGCTAGAAGAGAAGCCCCAGCAGGACGATGCTGCCCTCGCCCAGAAGATCGATGCGCTGAACGCTGCGACTCCCTCTCGTGCACCAGTTCCCACTGCCCAGCATGCACCCACCccgcctcctccagctcccGAGTCTGAAGACGACGATCCCAGCCTCGAGATTGCCGATGGTGTTGGTTGCAAGAGGAGAGCATGCGGTGCAACTTATAAGAAGGGTAGCTCGAGAGATACCGAGGAGTGTGTCCACCACCCAGGAGTACCAATCTTTCACGAGGGAAGCAAAGGTTACTCCTGCTGCAAGAGGAGAGTGTTGGAGTTTGACCAATTCATGAAGATTGAGGGTTGCAAGACCAAGAACAAACATTTGTTTGTTGGTAGTGGAAAGAAGGATGATGCTAGCAGTGAGGAAGTCGTTTCCAACGTCAG ACATGATTTCTATCAAACCCCTGTCAACGTCATcgcctctttcttcttgaaaAAGATTGACAAGAGCACAGCAAAGATCGAACTCCAGTCCAAGCAGCTTAACCTCGACCTGACAACGACCGACTCACCCCCTAAGCGCTACGCTGCTGAAGTTCCTCTTTATGCCTCGATTGACCCAGAGAAGTCATCCTACAGAGTGCTCGGTACGAAGCTGGAATTTGTCCTTGCCAAGTCTGATGGCACCTCGTGGCCAGTCTTGCGAGGCGATGAGGCCCTGACAGGTGAGATCCTGCAGGTTGGCCGTGCTGGAAAGGCTTGA
- a CDS encoding hypothetical protein (MEROPS:MER0014642~BUSCO:12560at5125) — MAGFFNKIKGSGTATTTTSNKQDAVAKKKEEPVLDLTPLEKMLQNAGSLRDDGTDRFFGLENFGNTCYCNSIVQALFYSESFRNNVVNYPPISPTETNGSRPKVPITIRPPPTDPVESSPKQKGLSTSQVIKQRQNSSHQLPGQVGVRPEDKPDTPEYKKKQAMIKGPILELARENATSYGMDECTFTGLKDIFLALLESNTHTGVLSPQRFLEIFKRDNEMFRNSMHQDAHEFYGLVLNDVINSVESTARQMKLQAPPNGLGGLATSVENILGSAMANHVAGASSPATGWVHDIFEGVLTSETKCLTCETASQRDETFLDLSIDLEEHSSVTSCLRKFSAEEMLCERNKFHCDHCGGLQEAEKRMKVKRLPKILTLHLKRFKYTEDYSRLQKLFHRVVYPYHLRMFNTMDNAEDPDRLYELYAVVVHIGGNAYHGHYVSIIKVPGRGWILFDDEMVEPVDKNFVRNFFGDKPGMATAYVLFYQETTFEKVREEQEKEGMEEVKLASEVANLAQENGDKADTSPLKRQATQPMSPLAHHESMANLAHARTAPAMPSAPPTDASPPSTATTNGLHRVQTQKEEVKSKEDKKREKKEREAVEKAEKLAEKEREKQAKLDEKKRREDSLKAMQTRRNENDELAKVLEASKKSAAQEDEVRKKENGTPQSNGILDRTKRGSKSMSRKSFSLFHKDKSGAQAPDTPNGDSSEKHDKLKDRLSFSLGRKKSTNLLS, encoded by the exons ATGGCCGGGTTTTTCAACAAGATAAAGGGTTCTGGCACT GCCACAACCACTACATCCAACAAGCAAGATGCTGTcgcaaagaagaaagaggagcCTGTCCTCGACCTTACGCCGCTCGAGAAAATGCTCCAGAACGCCGGTTCCCTCCGAGATGACGGCACCGATCGCTTCTTCGGTCTTGAGAAT TTTGGAAACACATG CTACTGCAACTCGATTGTGCAGGCTCTCTTTTACTCCGAATCGTTTCGAAACAATGTCGTCAACTACCCCCCCATCTCGCCCACGGAGACAAACGGTAGCCGACCCAAAGTTCCCATTACCATCAGACCTCCGCCCACCGACCCTGTGGAGAGCTCACCCAAGCAAAAGGGACTCAGCACTTCCCAGGTAATCAAGCAAAGACAAAATTCAAGTCATCAATTACCAGGGCAGGTAGGCGTCCGACCCGAAGACAAACCTGATACACCCGAATACAAGAAAAAACAAGCCATGATCAAGGGGCCTATCCTCGAGCTGGCGAGGGAGAATGCCACGTCCTATGGTATGGACGAGTGCACCTTCACAGGGCTCAAGGATATCTTTTTGGCTTTGCTTGAAAGCAATACTCATACCGGAGTCCTCAGTCCTCAGCGATTTCTAGAAATATTCAAACGCGACAACGAGATGTTCAGGAATTCCATGCACCAAGATGCTCATGAGTTCTACGGTCTTGTGTTAAACGATGTCATAAACTCCGTTGAAAGTACGGCTCGCCAGATGAAGTTACAAGCGCCCCCTAACGGTCTTGGCGGGCTGGCCACTTCAGTCGAAAATATTCTTGGATCGGCAATGGCGAACCATGTGGCTGGTGCAAGCTCGCCGGCGACTGGATGGGTTCATGATATTTTTGAAGGCGTTCTGACATCAGAAACCAAGTGTTTGACTTGTGAAACTGCTTCTCAGCGTGATGAGACATTTCTTGATCTGTCCATCGATCTCGAGGAGCATTCTTCCGTAACATCCTGTCTACGCAAATTTTCAGCCGAAGAGATGCTCTGCGAGAGGAATAAGTTCCACTGCGATCACTGTGGAGGTCTTCAGGAAGCTGAGAAGAGAATGAAGGTGAAGCGATTACCTAAAATCCTGACACTTCACTTGAAGAGATTCAAGTATACAGAAGACTACAGCCGTTTGCAAAAACTTTTCCACAGGGTCGTGTATCCCTACCATCTACGCATGTTCAATACGATGGATAATGCCGAAGACCCGGATCGGCTATATGAGCTTTATGCAGTGGTGGTTCACATTGGCGGCAATGCCTATCATGGTCACTATGTGTCTATAATCAAGGTTCCAGGTCGAGGATGGATCTTATTTGATGATGAAATGGTTGAACCGGTGGATAAAAATTTTGTTCGCAACTTTTTCGGTGATAAACCCGGAATGGCCACCGCATATGTGTTGTTCTACCAGGAAACAACGTTCGAAAAGGTGCGggaggagcaggagaaggagggcaTGGAGGAGGTGAAACTCGCCAGCGAGGTGGCCAACCTAGCTCAGGAGAACGGCGACAAGGCTGATACTTCACCATTGAAGCGGCAAGCAACGCAACCCATGTCACCCTTGGCGCATCATGAATCGATGGCGAACCTTGCTCATGCAAGAACAGCGCCGGCTATGCCTTCTGCTCCTCCAACTGATGCTTCACCCCCTTCCACAGCTACGACTAATGGTTTACACCGTGTTCAGACTCAGAAGGAAGAAGTCAAATCCAAGGAAGACAAGAAGcgagagaagaaagagcGTGAAGCGGTAGAAAAGGCCGAGAAGCTTGCAGAAAAGGAGCGGGAGAAGCAGGCCAAGCTTGACGAGAAGAAACGAAGAGAAGATAGTCTTAAGGCGATGCAAACACGGAGAAACGAGAATGACGAGCTCGCCAAAGTTCTGGAGGCCAGCAAGAAATCGGCCGCGCAAGAGGACGAAGtaaggaagaaggagaacGGAACACCCCAAAGCAATGGGATTCTCGACCGGACCAAGAGGGGTAGCAAGTCGATGTCACGGAAGAGTTTCTCACTTTTTCACAAAGATAAATCAGGCGCGCAGGCCCCTGACACCCCTAACGGCGATTCGAGCGAGAAGCATGACAAACTCAAAGACCGTCTCAGCTTCAGTCTGGGCCGCAAAAAGAGCACAAACTTGCTCTCATAA
- a CDS encoding hypothetical protein (BUSCO:55460at5125) yields the protein MAASTATTTMSSATHPLVTKWSSRYRGATVEDLDPPAALSLNPSDAISLALLSAFERDYTHLTIVDSETRALLGYISIPHLQSLLDSGKVKPNDPLSTAMTRFQRKGRTYKVITMETTLEELEDFYRGGVPEGPWEQEFAVITDEKRRFVLGVATVQDLEEFVKRRPE from the exons ATGGCTGCTTCTaccgccaccaccacaatGTCCAGCGCGACACATCCTCTCGTCACGAAGTGGTCTTCTCGATACCGTGGG GCCACTGTCGAGGACCTCGACCCTCCAGCCGCCCTCTCTCTCAACCCCTCTGATGCTATCTCTCTCGCCCTCCTCTCCGCCTTTGAGCGCGACTACACCCACTTGACCATCGTTGATTCCGAAACCCGAGCTCTTTTGGGTTATATTTCCATCCCACATTTGCAGTCGCTGCTCGACTCGGGCAAGGTCAAGCCCAACGATCCTCTCTCAACCGCCATGACACGTTTCCAGCGCAAGGGCCGCACCTACAAGGTCATCACCATGGAAACCACCCTCGAAGAACTCGAGGACTTTTATCGCGGGGGTGTGCCCGAAGGACCTTGGGAGCAGGAATTTGCCGTCATTACGGATGAGAAGAGGAGGTTTGTCCTCGGCGTTGCGACAGTGCAAGATCTCGAGGAGTTTGTGAAGCGAAGACCCGAGTAG
- a CDS encoding hypothetical protein (BUSCO:27291at5125) — MAEKPSVLIIGGLGYIGRFLALHIHQNDLASDVRLVDKVLPQLAWLAPEFSEACSQDKFMQADASRPEGLARIFDRPDGKQWDYVFNCGGETRYSQEDEVYKLRSLNLSIAVGKEAAKRGVKAFFELSTGMVYKSDSSPSKEGDKLKPWNRIAVFKLQAEEELSKIEGLNLIIVRLPHVYGPYASQWVATALCMARTYQHLEDEMKWLWTKDLRTNTAHIDDVTRALWDIAAWYDAGKAKWDEASMGKVPIFNIVDEGATSQGTIATIIGDIFKIETGFQGQLISTFARLNLDSVVDDVNDELLGPWADLLADAGITRPGPLTPFMEKELLKDTDLSMDGTRLKTLLGFEYKKPTLTKELIEEVIESYKKMKWWP, encoded by the exons ATGGCCGAGAAGCCTTCGGTCTTGATCATTGGAGGGCTCGGCTATATCGGCCGCTTCCTCGCCCTCCATATACACCAGAATGACCTCGCCTCCGATGTGAGACTTGTTGACAAGGTTCTCCCTCAACTGGCATGGTTGGCTCCTGAGTTCTCTGAAGCCTGTTCCCAGGACAAATTTATGCAGGCCGATGCCAGCAGACCTG AGGGACTAGCAAGGATCTTTGACCGACCCGATGGAAAGCAATGGGATTATGTCTTCAACTGTGGAGGCGAGACGAGATATTCGCAAGAAGATGAGGTTTACAAGCTGAGGTCCTTGAACCTCTCCATTGCAGTGGGCAAGGAGGCTGCGAAAAGAGGCGTCAAAGCCTTCTTCGAGCTGAGCACCGGCATGGTGTACAAGTCAGACTCATCACCAAGCAAAGAGGGTGACAAGTTGAAACCATGGAATCGTATTGCTGTTTTTAAGTTGCAAGCTGAGGAGGAGCTTTCCAAGATTGAAGG TCTTAACCTTATAATCGTGCGCCTGCCGCACGTATACGGGCCCTATGCCTCCCAGTGGGTTGCGACGGCACTGTGCATGGCCCGTACTTACCAACACCTGGAGGACGAAATGAAGTGGCTCTGGACCAAAGATCTCCGAACTAACACAGCACACATCGACGATGTCACACGCGCACTGTGGGATATCGCGGCCTGGTACGACGCCGGCAAGGCGAAGTGGGATGAAGCCAGCATGGGTAAAGTTCCTATTTTCAACATAGTGGACGAAGGCGCGACGAGCCAAGGTACCATAGCGACCATTATTGGCGACATTTTCAAGATTGAGACAGGGTTCCAAGGTCAACTTATCAGCACCTTTGCCCGTCTCAATCTCGACAGCGTTGTAGACGATGTCAACGATGAACTCTTGGGACCATGGGCGGATCTTCTAGCCGATGCGGGCATCACGCGACCAGGACCATTGACTCCGTTTATGGAAAAGGAACTGCTCAAGGATACAGATCTTAGTATGGACGGGACGCGGCTCAAGACGCTATTAGGTTTCGAGTACAAGAAGCCGACCCTGACCAAGGAATTGATCGAGGAGGTGATCGAGAGCTACAAGAAGATGAAGTGGTGGCCTTGA
- a CDS encoding hypothetical protein (SECRETED:SignalP(1-22)) — MWFFGSFLYVCILLINAVAVLSEDRFLARINLSPASYDPAFGAGPDASVKAKIINLIASVRTIMRMPLIFVNSVIILYELILG, encoded by the exons ATGTGGTTCTTTGGGAGTTTTCTTTATG TCTGCATTCTCCTCATCAATGCTGTCGCTGTCCTTTCCGAAGATCGATTCCTCGCACGCA TCAATCTTTCGCCAGCATCATATGATCCCGCATTTGGCGCTGGCCCCGATGCCagtgtcaaggccaagatcaTCAATCTCATCGCGAGCGTTCGAACCATAATGAGGA TGCCATTGATTTTCGTCAACTCTGTTATTATTCTTTACGAGCTCATACTTGGCTGA
- a CDS encoding hypothetical protein (BUSCO:32629at5125) yields the protein MFPFHPSKDALQGTFYSPLSVINRTPYQARAELFPIHSSVIEDAKGKAKELSAEATAEFEKASAKAQAKTGKIELYSGRYYAACTFGGLMACGLTHAAVTPLDLVKTRRQVDSKLYTSNFQAWGKIYRGEGIRGIFTGWSPTLFGYSAQGAFKYGWYEYFKKTYSDMAGPEAATKYKTGLYLAASASAEFLADLALCPFEAVKVRMQGSIPNPYTGTIQGIGAITGKEGVAGLYKGLYPLWGRQIPYTMMKFASFETIVEMIYDRLPGQKSDYSKAAQTGVSFTGGYLAGILCAIVSHPADVMVSKLNSNRQPGEAFGSAMGRIYKDIGFGGLWNGLPVRIVMIGTLTGLQWMIYASDYFKIFMGLPTTGGGPPPAKKQE from the exons ATGTTCCCATTCCATCCATCCAAGGACGCCCTCCAGGGAACATTTTACAGCCCACTATCAGTAATAAACCGCACTCCGTATCAGGCTCGCGCTGAACTCTTTCCCATCCACTCCTCCGTCATTGAAGATGCTAAGGGTAAGGCCAAGGAGCTGAGCGCTGAAGCAACAGCCGAATTTGAAAAGGCGAGCGCAAAAGCTCAAGCCAAGACCGGGAAGATTGAATTATACTCTGGCAGATACTATGCTGCCTGTACCTTTGGCGGTTTGATGGCCTGT GGACTCACTCACGCTGCTGTGACTCCTCTAGATCTTGTAAAAACTCGTCGTCAAGTTGATTCCAAGCTCTACACCAGCAACTTCCAGGCCTGGGGTAAGATCTATCGCGGCGAGGGGATCCGAGGTATTTTTACTGGCTGGAGCCCTACGCTTTTTGGTTATTCTGCTCAAGGTGCCTTCAAGTATGGTTGGTATGAGTACTTCAAAAAGACCTACTCGGATATGGCTGGCCCAGAGGCGGCTACCAAATACAAAACTGGTCTGTATCTTGCCGCCTCTGCCTCAGCCGAGTTCCTCGCCGACCTTGCCCTCTGTCCCTTTGAAGCTGTCAAAGTCCGTATGCAGGGTTCGATCCCAAACCCCTACACCGGAACAATACAAGGGATCGGTGCTATTACAGGCAAAGAGGGCGTCGCTGGTCTTTACAAAGGTTTGTACCCACTCTGGGGTCGTCAGATCCCTTACACAATGATGAAGTTTGCTTCCTTTGAAACTATCGTCGAGATGATTTATGATCGTCTTCCTGGTCAGAAGAGCGACTACAGCAAGGCTGCTCAAACTGGTGTGTCCTTCACAGGTGGTTACCTTGCCGGAATTCTATGTGCTATTGTATCCCACCCCGCCGATGTCATGGTCAGTAAGCTGAACTCGAATCGTCAACCCGGAGAAGCTTTCGGTAGTGCCATGGGTAGGATTTATAAGGATATTGGTTTCGGCGGCCTTTGGAACGGCCTTCCTGTGCGAATTGTAATGATCGGTACTCTGACTGGACTCCAGTGGATGATTTATGCAAGT GACTACTTCAAGATCTTTATGGGTCTCCCAACCACGGGTGGTGGACCGCCGCCAGCGAAGAAGCAAGAATAA